DNA sequence from the archaeon BMS3Bbin15 genome:
TAGCAATTACTAAAATCTACTAATAACTACTGGATTAGTAGATACGTTTAAATATAAGTTAATACTAAAATATACTAATGACTACAAAATTAGTAGGTTGATTTGATGAAACTTCCTGAAAAACCAATAAATTGGAAAGAAATATTTGAAAAAGAGCTTAAACAGATAGTTGTGACAATAGAAGAAAAAGATTTACTTAAGCAAATAGTTGAGTTCAATATAAGGTATCTTTACTGGTCTGAACTAAAATATAGAGTAAAGGACGAATCTGATAAAAAATATATCTGGACTTTCATGAAATGGTTACGTCTTGACAAGTATGAAACTTTAATGTTTGATTCAATAGAAATTAAATATTCTATAATTACAGATTTTAGCAGAAAACTACACCGTTTTGATAAATTTTTAGCGGGAAATATTGAAATACAAAGTAAAACGTTGGGTTTACAAAAGAAGTATATGATTAGTTCTCTAATGGAAGAAGCTATAGCATCCAGTATTATTGAAGGTGCTTCAACAACAAGAAAAACTGCAAAATCCATGCTAAGAGAAAAAAGAAAGCCCAGAACTAAATCTGAAAAGATGATTGTAAATAATTATGAAACAATGCATTATATTATTAGTATTAAAAACAAAAAATTGACACCTGAAATTTTATTGGAAATTCAAAAAAAAGTAACTAAAGATACGCTCGAAGACCCTGATGATGAAGGGGCTTTTCGAGATAACAATGAGATTGTTGTAGGTTATAATAATATTCATGAAATTATTGCACATATTCCTCCTGATTATAAAGAAATACCTCATTTGATAGAAGAATTATGTAAATTTGCAAATAATAATTCTGAAAGATTTATTCATCCAATAATAAAAGGAATTGTCTTGCATTTTTTAATAGGGTATATTCATCCATTTAATGATGGAAACGGAAGAACTGCGAGGAGCATTTTTTATTGGTATATCTTATCTCAAGGATACTGGCTTTTTGAATATATGTCTCTCTCAAGAAGAATTGTTCATTCAAGAAAAGAATATGACCTGGCATATTTATATAGTGAATATGACGAAATGGATTTAACTTATTTTATAAAGTACAATATTAAATGCATAGATG
Encoded proteins:
- a CDS encoding adenosine monophosphate-protein transferase SoFic; the protein is MKLPEKPINWKEIFEKELKQIVVTIEEKDLLKQIVEFNIRYLYWSELKYRVKDESDKKYIWTFMKWLRLDKYETLMFDSIEIKYSIITDFSRKLHRFDKFLAGNIEIQSKTLGLQKKYMISSLMEEAIASSIIEGASTTRKTAKSMLREKRKPRTKSEKMIVNNYETMHYIISIKNKKLTPEILLEIQKKVTKDTLEDPDDEGAFRDNNEIVVGYNNIHEIIAHIPPDYKEIPHLIEELCKFANNNSERFIHPIIKGIVLHFLIGYIHPFNDGNGRTARSIFYWYILSQGYWLFEYMSLSRRIVHSRKEYDLAYLYSEYDEMDLTYFIKYNIKCIDESLDDLMDYIKKKQTEQEETKKVIHENPDLNLRQAMILEEFMKNPNKIFTIKEISETYQVVYQTARTDLLLLASKKFIDKKISGKTFIFSLHEKSPSFSSIK